A single Branchiostoma floridae strain S238N-H82 chromosome 11, Bfl_VNyyK, whole genome shotgun sequence DNA region contains:
- the LOC118426617 gene encoding uncharacterized protein LOC118426617 isoform X1, producing the protein MRECLPSICDRTMIVRSKYFFPGSRRKMTSSDHDAKKVPPLSEAALGGVFPDEIAAIKAAHSGKKQRLKIVLVAAVVVTVALAGGAILLGVHLTAHRVVTCSLNFWDGKQLLHETVETDQDAGTDAFYTDGSKGAAAVMYDHHKLMKAFKFSRSETCFVIEEMWDEKEGVRKAAEDLEAKQDDSMQFASSGGAMVMSMDTDRPDRPVLSEKLQNFCGQLEPRWAKLTPATEEEQKGDRAEIIMPAGPITDETAQEGNRDKRGIIIRIVRCGDSYCVFVIIYVVEKLPSPIQHAQLKTRLL; encoded by the exons ATGCGCGAATGTCTTCCGTCTATTTGCGATCGTACGATGATTGTACGATCAAAGTATTTTTTCCCAGGATCAAGGCGTAAGATGACGTCCAGTGATCATGATGCAAAGAAAGTTCCTCCATTATCTGAGGCGGCGCTCGGCGGAGTCTTTCCGGACGAGATTGCCGCCATCAAG gCAGCCCACAGCGGCAAAAAACAGCGACTGAAAATCGTGTTAGTTGCGGCAGTTGTTGTGACAGTAGCTCTAGCAGGAGGCGCCATCCTCTTGGGTGTTCACCTTACAGCACATCGTGTTGTAACG TGCTCACTGAACTTCTGGGATGGAAAGCAGCTCTTGCACGAGACCGTTGAGACTGACCAAGACGCCGGGACGGACGCCTTCTACACGGACGGTTCTAAAGGGGCAGCTGCGGTCATGTACGATCATCACAAG CTGATGAAAGCGTTCAAGTTCTCCCGCAGTGAAACCTGCTTCGTCATAGAAGAGATGTGGGATGAGAAGGAAGGTGTGAGAAAGGCTGCAGAGGACCTGGAGGCaaaacag GATGATTCCATGCAGTTTGCCAGTAGCGGCGGCGCCATGGTGATGTCCATGGATACTGACAGACCAGACCGCCCCGTACTGAGTGAGAAACTGCAGAACTTTTGTGGACAACTGGAGCCGCGCTGGGCTAAACTCACCCCGGCTACTGAGGAGGAACAGAAAGGAGATAGGGCGGAAATCATCATGCCTGCTG GTCCTATTACAGACGAAACAGCACAGGAGGGAAATCGGGACAAGCGGGGAATCATCATCCGTATCGTCAGGTGTGGTGACTCGTACTGTGTCTTTGTCATCATTTACGTGGTTGAAAAGTTGCCTTCACCAATACAACACGCACAGCTTAAAACACGCCttctttaa
- the LOC118426617 gene encoding uncharacterized protein LOC118426617 isoform X2, with the protein MTSSDHDAKKVPPLSEAALGGVFPDEIAAIKAAHSGKKQRLKIVLVAAVVVTVALAGGAILLGVHLTAHRVVTCSLNFWDGKQLLHETVETDQDAGTDAFYTDGSKGAAAVMYDHHKLMKAFKFSRSETCFVIEEMWDEKEGVRKAAEDLEAKQDDSMQFASSGGAMVMSMDTDRPDRPVLSEKLQNFCGQLEPRWAKLTPATEEEQKGDRAEIIMPAGPITDETAQEGNRDKRGIIIRIVRCGDSYCVFVIIYVVEKLPSPIQHAQLKTRLL; encoded by the exons ATGACGTCCAGTGATCATGATGCAAAGAAAGTTCCTCCATTATCTGAGGCGGCGCTCGGCGGAGTCTTTCCGGACGAGATTGCCGCCATCAAG gCAGCCCACAGCGGCAAAAAACAGCGACTGAAAATCGTGTTAGTTGCGGCAGTTGTTGTGACAGTAGCTCTAGCAGGAGGCGCCATCCTCTTGGGTGTTCACCTTACAGCACATCGTGTTGTAACG TGCTCACTGAACTTCTGGGATGGAAAGCAGCTCTTGCACGAGACCGTTGAGACTGACCAAGACGCCGGGACGGACGCCTTCTACACGGACGGTTCTAAAGGGGCAGCTGCGGTCATGTACGATCATCACAAG CTGATGAAAGCGTTCAAGTTCTCCCGCAGTGAAACCTGCTTCGTCATAGAAGAGATGTGGGATGAGAAGGAAGGTGTGAGAAAGGCTGCAGAGGACCTGGAGGCaaaacag GATGATTCCATGCAGTTTGCCAGTAGCGGCGGCGCCATGGTGATGTCCATGGATACTGACAGACCAGACCGCCCCGTACTGAGTGAGAAACTGCAGAACTTTTGTGGACAACTGGAGCCGCGCTGGGCTAAACTCACCCCGGCTACTGAGGAGGAACAGAAAGGAGATAGGGCGGAAATCATCATGCCTGCTG GTCCTATTACAGACGAAACAGCACAGGAGGGAAATCGGGACAAGCGGGGAATCATCATCCGTATCGTCAGGTGTGGTGACTCGTACTGTGTCTTTGTCATCATTTACGTGGTTGAAAAGTTGCCTTCACCAATACAACACGCACAGCTTAAAACACGCCttctttaa
- the LOC118426600 gene encoding uncharacterized protein LOC118426600, which translates to MEEGEVDAAERRSEIFLSVDEERGHVERSVLSESMAEFCEGLRTHWAVKSSTETTPTPGATVEEEEAEANAEMEEEVLSGTNGTIAVQQRKKRVVGTRVCYWATRNICSRTCGRVCGKRRRRALTDGEPDQEVKKRAKRGWIRRVVRRVVSAVCRAVCTWGCRALRVKVCTWVG; encoded by the exons ATGGAA GAAGGAGAGGTTGATGCCGCCGAACGCCGTTCAGAGATATTCCTGTCTGTGGACGAAGAGCGAGGCCATGTGGAGCGGTCTGTGCTAAGTGAGAGCATGGCGGAGTTCTGCGAGGGACTGAGGACTCACTGGGCCGTCAAGTCTTCCACTGAGACTACCCCCACCCCAGGGGCAACTGTGGAGGAGGAAGAAGCTGAAGCTAATGCAGAGATGGAGGAGGAAGTTCTGTCTGGAACCAACG GAACGATTGCTGTGCAGCAGCGTAAGAAACGCGTGGTTGGGACCAGAGTCTGCTACTGGGCCACCAGAAACATCTGCAGCCGTACTTGCGGCAGGGTGTGCGGGAAGCGTCGTCGCCGGGCTCTGACGGATGGCGAGCCGGACCAGGAGGTGAAGAAGCGCGCCAAGCGTGGGTGGATCCGCCGTGTGGTGAGGAGGGTGGTGTCCGCCGTCTGCAGGGCTGTGTGCACTTGGGGGTGCCGTGCCCTTCGGGTTAAGGTCTGCACCTGGGTCGGCTAG
- the LOC118426601 gene encoding uncharacterized protein LOC118426601 — MMRVPTPKSPKRSGRVSMATVMLFMGVVVLLILIQPAAAERPERSLLSILGDDEDGTEEIEDTAGEAQADGEHFRVARSLHGWWLSARCPCVRYCTRRSCSGWWWRRRCSETRYCCERDCDFIVH, encoded by the exons ATGATGCGCGTCCCTACTCCAAAGAGTCCTAAA CGATCTGGAcgtgtttccatggcaacagtgaTGTTGTTTATGGGTGTGGTGGTCCTGTTGATCCTGATCCAACCGGCTGCAGCAGAGCGTCCCGAA CGTTCTCTCCTTTCCATATTGGGAGACGATGAGGATGGGACAGAAGAGATTGAGGACACTGCAG GTGAGGCCCAAGCGGATGGAGAGCATTTCCGTGTGGCACGTTCTCTTCATGGGTGGTGGCTGAGCGCAAGATGTCCCTGTGTGCGATACTGCACGAGGAGGAGCTGCAGTGGATGGTGGTGGAGGCGTCGCTGCAGTGAGACCCGTTACTGCTGTGAGCGCGATTGTGATTTTATCGTGCACTAA
- the LOC118426598 gene encoding leukocyte cell-derived chemotaxin 1-like, giving the protein MTSYDEKKTLPPVEALPGGVFPHEIAAIKKKARGENASRLKIGIAVGSVVLVILAVVGGTLLGLHLNRKPNVVVRSVQLAIEDEIMEETVEVDKEKDTETFRTVSSTGTSFVFRDMQKSLSAYRFDGDEKCYILDESLEESKDTTELLEDLEKMEEGEVDVAERQPETFLSVDEELGHTERSVLSESMLEFCKGLKTHWAVKSSTETSPTPGATVEEDEAEADAEMEVEVFSGTNGTSAVQQREKRVVGTLVCLWVTHNVCSHTCRNVCGKRRRRALLDGEPDQEVKKRAKRGWLFDFRRVVRTVGRVVRRVVTVVCRAVCNFGCQVVRVKVCSWVG; this is encoded by the exons ATGACGTCCTACGATGAGAAGAAGACCCTGCCCCCTGTCGAGGCGCTGCCGGGAGGAGTCTTTCCTCATGAGATCGCTGCCATCAAG AAGAAGGCCCGTGGAGAAAACGCGAGTCGTCTGAAGATCGGCATTGCCGTCGGCAGCGTGGTTCTGGTGATACTTGCAGTGGTGGGGGGAACACTGCTGGGTCTCCACCTCAACCGGAAACCCAACGTAGTGGTG CGCTCCGTGCAGCTGGCCATAGAGGATGAGATCATGGAAGAGACCGTAGAAGTGGACAAGGAGAAGGACACCGAGACTTTCCGTACGGTCAGCTCTACCGGGACTTCCTTCGTCTTCAGGGATATGCAGAAG AGTCTCTCGGCCTACAGGTTTGATGGGGATGAAAAGTGCTACATTCTTGACGAAAGCCTGGAGGAGTCCAAGGACACTACGGAACTGTTGGAGGACTTGGAAAAGATGGAA GAGGGAGAAGTTGATGTCGCCGAACGTCAACCAGAGACGTTCTTATCTGTCGATGAAGAGCTAGGCCATACAGAGCGGTCTGTGCTGAGTGAGAGCATGCTGGAGTTCTGCAAAGGTCTGAAGACCCACTGGGCCGTCAAGTCTTCCACTGAGACTTCCCCCACCCCAGGGGCGACTGTGGAGGAGGATGAAGCTGAAGCTGACGCAGAGATGGAGGTTGAAGTTTTCTCTGGAACCAACG GAACGAGTGCTGTGCAGCAGCGTGAGAAACGCGTGGTCGGGACCCTTGTCTGCTTATGGGTGACCCACAACGTCTGCAGCCATACCTGCAGGAACGTGTGCGGGAAGCGTCGCCGCCGGGCCCTGTTGGATGGCGAGCCGGACCAGGAGGTGAAGAAGCGCGCCAAGCGCGGGTGGTTGTTCGACTTCCGCCGTGTGGTGAGGACGGTGGGGAGGGTGGTAAGGAGGGTGGTGACCGTCGTCTGCAGGGCTGTCTGCAACTTTGGCTGTCAAGTTGTTCGCGTCAAGGTCTGCTCCTGGGTCGGCTAG
- the LOC118426599 gene encoding uncharacterized protein LOC118426599 has translation MTSYDEKKTLPPAEVLPGGVFPDEIASIKKKVRGENTSRLKIGIAIGSVVLVILAVVGGTLLGLHLSRKPAVVVRSVQLAIEDEIIEETVEVDKEKDTETFRTVSSTGTSFVIRDMKTSLSAYRFDGDEKCYVLYESLEEAEDTAELLEDLEQMEEGDVDAAERRPETFLSVDEERGHVERSVLSESMLEFCEGLKTHWAVKSSIQPTPTPGATEEEEEAEADAEIEEEMEVVSGTNGTSAVQEREKRWLTYRCYWATRNVCSRTCSRVCGKRRRRALTDGEPDQEVKKRAKRGWFRRVVRRVVSAVCRNVCRWGCRAVRTRVCTWVG, from the exons ATGACGTCCTACGATGAGAAGAAGACCCTGCCACCTGCCGAGGTGCTGCCGGGAGGGGTCTTTCCGGACGAGATCGCTTCCATCAAG AAGAAAGTCCGTGGAGAAAACACGAGTCGTCTGAAGATCGGCATTGCCATAGGCAGCGTGGTTCTGGTGATACTTGCAGTGGTGGGGGGAACACTGCTGGGTCTTCACCTCAGCCGCAAACCCGCCGTAGTGGTG CGCTCAGTGCAGCTGGCGATAGAGGATGAGATCATAGAAGAGACCGTGGAAGTGGACAAGGAGAAGGACACCGAGACTTTCCGTACGGTCAGCTCTACCGGGACTTCCTTCGTCATCAGGGATATGAAGACG AGCCTCTCGGCCTACAGGTTTGATGGTGATGAGAAGTGCTACGTCCTGTACGAAAGTCTTGAGGAGGCCGAGGACACTGCAGAGCTGTTGGAGGATCTGGAACAGATGGAA GAAGGAGACGTTGATGCCGCTGAACGCCGCCCAGAGACGTTCCTCTCTGTGGACGAGGAACGCGGTCATGTGGAGCGGTCTGTGCTGAGTGAGAGCATGCTGGAGTTCTGTGAGGGGCTGAAGACTCACTGGGCCGTCAAGTCTTCCATTCAGCCTACCCCCACCCCAGGGGCAactgaggaggaggaggaagctGAAGCTGATGCAGAGATTGAGGAGGAAATGGAAGTTGTCTCTGGAACCAACG GTACGAGTGCTGTGCAGGAGCGTGAGAAACGCTGGTTGACCTATAGATGCTACTGGGCCACCAGAAACGTCTGCAGCCGTACCTGCAGCAGGGTGTGCGGGAAGCGCCGTCGCCGGGCTCTGACGGATGGCGAGCCGGACCAGGAGGTGAAGAAGCGCGCCAAACGCGGGTGGTTCCGCCGCGTGGTGAGGAGGGTGGTGTCTGCTGTCTGCAGGAATGTCTGCCGCTGGGGGTGCCGTGCTGTTCGCACCAGGGTCTGCACCTGGGTTGGCTAG